A stretch of DNA from Plutella xylostella chromosome 16, ilPluXylo3.1, whole genome shotgun sequence:
CAAAAACATGAGTCTGTAAAGTGTTGTTTTTGTATCTAAGTACCTTTATATTACAATATTGAAGTGCGATCGTATATAAACATATGATTTACAGtctatgatatattttttaatttggtTAGTACGTTTAACgaaatattattgaaaatatgATCTGTACTACTTTACGACCACATCACACAGTTATCCAGTGGATATCCATAATACGGCATTTACTATAAGTACATAGAGTATGGTGAATGCATGTTAGCAGTCATTTAAGTTTGTGTACTTATCTACCTACGTaatctatgtaatttttgtaaatatacaaatacagGTGGTTAAATATCAAGATTCAGCACATTTGAATTGCTGGACACATTTAACAACAgctaatttatatattttttaatttctgaGTATACTATTTGTGTACTTAGTTACTACCTAGGTACATgtcctacatacctacctacttatctctTACTATTACCATTATAATGTATTGCACTTGTATTATCCCATAAGCGTATGCTATATCCCTTTCAATGTCACCTTCTTCTATTACTCACCTATAAACACTATCACCAGGTGAAAGCGGACATCAACGTGCTCCCGTTCTGCTCCCAATTCATCCCGATGGAGGTGATCACGCTCCCTCAGTACCAGAGCATCTGCTACCACCCGTCGCTGCTGCCGCGGCACCGGGGCGCCTCGTCTATCAACTGGTAATGggatttatattttgtttaaagctAAAGTGGTATGGTATACCCCTGACAGTAGTAGCATATTGATTTCATCAGGATTTCAAACAAATACGCACATTGTATCCATAGACTAAAAAAATTCATGCCTATAAAATAACACCCATTTTACGTTACGTGGATAGAAGTCCTAGCTAACTTTCCCACCTCTTCCATTCTTGCCAAGAAAGTTTGCTCAAAAATGCAATATTTCTATGAATCTTGTTCTTAGCGagttggtgcagtgacaaacAATCACCGTGGTACCAtggattggccagtcagattagcgttgATCGCTAActatatagtgccacaaacttatctgttccggtgacagctcacgtaaatgtgtaatatttcttcattctataagattttaagtttgccagtagttgtaattcgctcttgtggtttcaataaacccatctaatctgtatcaatatataattcattagtaaataatgagatatggatcaatttagttcgctctcaccggaacagataagtttgtcgcactgtacagacatttgatacgtcactcggagCCTCCCCTTTGCATCTCACCTTATTATGACTGAACATGTCACTACAACTTAACCCCACACACACAGGACGCTAATAGAGGGCGACACTCGTTGCGGCCTGTCCATCTTCTGGGCGGACGACGGGCTGGACACGGGCCCCGTGCTGCTGCAGAGGAGCTTCCCCGTCACGTTGGACGATACGGTTGATAGCATCTACAATAAGTACCTGTATCCTGAAGGTGAGAACTTTAATGGATCTTTTTTGTTGGTTATTTATTGGCGAAGATCTCCAGATACTGTTCTCAAAATTAAACTCTGCGATAGTAATAAAGTACTCATAGATGATCAATAGGTGAAATTAATGCTAAAAAATCAGTCAACCTTTAGTACCTAGAatattgtataggtacaagcaaaaaaacaagataaggtcgtttttatttcttttgtcTACGGAAAAAGACTTTAGTTTCTGTTTCTACAATATTAGAGCTTCCATTTTAGAGAATTTTTTCCAAGAAGTAGTCTCCTTATGTATGTGCCGAAATACGATGGTTAATAAACAATGTTGGTTTCAGGTATAAAAGCGCTAGCACAGTCGGTGAACATGGTGGCTAACGGCACCGCGCCCAAAGTGCCGCAAACGGAAGAGGGCGCCACTTATGACCCCGCGTTGTTCAAACCAGAATTACATAGAGTAAGTGTACCATAAGTAACTTTATAAACTAGGTACCTTTTGGACAAAATCCTCACACAATGCTATTGCTTTCAATGCAGGAAAAAGCATTATCATTAAGTTAAAATCCAAGATAAAAAAAGGAACCGTTCAATTTAATATCAATGTAAATATGTCGCTTATTGTGAAAacataagtgccaatttctccattgtcgatTATCTAActgacagggattgatttataaattaaacgtcatctccatataaaattcatgacagatgtgtcaaaacttaaccactactccctggttatgctctaaccgagaatggagaaattggcactaaagataaatattttatttaattgtttatagTTAGCAAAaaaccgaatggcgtagtggttagtgaccctgactaatgagccgatggtcccgggttcgattcccggctggggcagatatttgtttaaacacagatatttgttctcgggtcttggatgtgcccgtaaaatggcaataggcccgccccctattacattgggactaacatacactctggcgaaaagtgggtgcagcaatgcacctctgcctaccccgcaagggagtacattagtacaaggcgtgagtgcgtgtgtgtaaaaaaaagttagcAAAAAAGATGCTATGTTTATTACGTGATTGAATTGTTTGATAACTCTGCAACCTTGCAACTCATGCTaagaatacatacataaaaggTTCTTACCCGGTTCCATCAtagataagtaataaataagcaAGTAGATAAGTAATCATTAAGTAATGCAACTTTCCCAAAACAGTATCTCGCTGTTATGTCAATGATCAATCGATCCATAAACCAATAAACTTACCTAATATTACAATTTACCTAACAGATAGACTGGTCGAAGCCAGGCGTCGCCCTCCACAACTTCATCCGAGGTTTAGATTCCTCCCCTGGTGCGACCACCTACATCCACCCCCAGGGCGCCACCGATCCTGGTTCTGAGCCTACAGTAGAGCTGAAGCTATACGGGTCTTCATTGTGGGAGGGCGAGTATGAGGCTGAGGGTCGGGAGGTGGCAATTCCGGGGTTGAAGACGCCGGCGGTGGTGCATGAGGATGGAATGTTGATTACTGCGAATGATGGGGTTAAGGTAAGTCTTTGTTGGGAGGTTGGTGAtttgatttgtttttgttgtggGAGAGGCTTTATGTAACTAATAGATGCTGATAATTGATTTAGAGAATCATAATGTTAATGGtggattattattaaaaaatcctCGAATGATATGTAATTATTCTGGTATTATGGCCGCCTAATTTCATAGATAGGTGCAATTTCTGCTAAAATACCCTTGATGGATAGTTTTATACCGACACATATTACAATCATATCGTATTTTCCAGATCAACATCCAAAGACTAAAAGTGAACGGCAAAATGATAAATGCGCAAAACTTCTTCAAAACaaacgaaaacaaaataaccTTAGAACTCACAGCCGAAGAAAAGAAATTCGTCGAAAACGTACGAGACGTTTGGAAAGCCATACTTAGAATAGACATAGAAAACGACACAGACTTTTTCGACTGCGGCGCTGGTTCTATGGACGTGGTCCGTTTAGTCGAAGAAATAAAGGAAATAGCTGGTTTAGAACTGCAAAACGAAGATGTCTACATGAACACAACATTCGAAGAGTTCTTTAACACAGCCGTTTTGAAAGCAAGAGGCGGTTCTGCTACTAAAGAAATCACGTATGATGGAGTAGAATTAGAAGTGAATAAAATGCGGATAAAATTTCCCACACAGCTATTtataaatggtgaatttgtgaACTCCGAGAGCGGCAAGACGCTGACACTAGTGAATCCTGCTGATGAGACTGAGATCTGTAAAGTGCAGTCCGCTTCAGCTAAGGATGTGGATAAAGCGGTGAAAGCGGCGAAAAAGGCTTTCGATCAGGGAGAATGGTCGAAAATAAGTGCACGGGAGAGAGGGCAGCTGTTGTTTAAGTAAGTTGCTAAAATGTGTGTGAAACTATAGATATTATATGGATATCTTGGCTAAGGAAAATAGGTGTTTCAGGGTACACTAGTAACCACGTAACTTGACCAAATTGGTTGCGATATGCATGTTGCAATTATGAGCGAATAATAGGAGAGGATTCAGATTCGTTTTCAATAGACCAATAGAGGCCGAGCGGCATAACGCTGTCCAATGGTGTCACGCGGTTTTGACATACTACCCTCACAGTTAAAAacgtacagtgcgacaaatttatctgttccggtgagagcgaaccttattgatccatatctcattatttactaatgaattatacattgatatagattagatgggtttattaaaactacAAGAGCGAATACTACATTGCACTACTGGCaaatttaaaatcttatagaatgaagaaacaTTACATAGaagaacagataagtttgtggcactgtactgcAGCGAATTAGTCAAGTTACGTGAATCCTAGTGTACAATTCATAACATAATCTGTACCCACAGACTAGCAGACCTGATGGAGAAGCACAAGGAGGAGCTAGCGACCATAGAGTCGATAGACTCGGGCGCGGTCTACACTCTGGCTCTGAAGACGCACGTGGGCATGTCCATAGACACCTGGAAGTACTTCGCCGGATGGTGCGACAAGATCCAGGGGTCTACTATACCGATCAACCATGCTAGACCTAATAGGTATGTTTTGATATATCTTCTGCTTTCTCGTATATCTTGCTactgaaacattttttttattactataatTTGTGCTAAGATTTTCGGAGCTGTAAAAAGACTACCAGTGTTATGCACTAAAGCACAATACAATACTCAGATCCCAGACCTGTTCTTAGATATCAATTTCAACAGGCAAGCTTTATCATCGTAACGAAAGGTGCCTCCTACACTGACGTATCAGCGACTGCaccttacataataatacgtCTGGCGCTcactgggcagtcagcgaatGCCAACTAATCagactggccaatcctttcactGTAAAGACAATCCAACCCCATTTTTTTCACCGATACTCTATACAATGCCCTTCTTTTGCTctgaataaacatttatattcTCCATCAGGAACCTAACATTCACAAAGAAGGAGCCTATCGGAGTGTGCGCCATCATAACTCCGTGGAACTACCCGCTCATGATGCTGTCGTGGAAGATGGCCGCCTGCCTCGCCGCCGGCAACACCGTCGTCATGAAGCCCGCTGCTGTAAGTACTCAAAAACAGGCTGTAATGGTCTGGGCTAGTACTAGAGGTTAATAGGCTAGGTTTCTCATAAGGAACGTCATAAGAGACTTTCCTCATTCGGCCACTACCGTCTAAGGACCAGAGAGCCGGGTGATGAAGTGCtgccaaataaataacatcgTATCGTAAAAGAAGAGCAAAATGGGCATCTGCGCCTGTTAAGATGATGACATTGATAATCCAGGATTCGTAGCACTTCCTAACACAACGGACCACAAACCTTACCCCACCTAACCATAAAATTACTTCTTCGCAATGTTCGAGTACAATGTTCCTATGTAACTGGCGAACTCCTTATATATAACCTGCATCTATTATAACCCCTCATCTTCCCGCAGGTATGTCCACTAACAGCGCTCAAGTTCGCCGAGCTGTCAGTCCGTGCGGGCATCCCGGCCGGAGTCATCAACATCGTGTGTGGAAGCGGCGCCGTCTGCGGGCAGGCGCTGGCCGACCACCCGCTTGTGAGGAAACTCGGCTTCACTGGGAGCACACCTGTAGGTGAGTAGACAGTCGACTAAGTAGACATACGACTCTAAGTATTACTGTAGGTAGATTGCACCACCGGCTAGTTAATAATCTGGGCTTTACCGGCAGCCGGCGTGTGGGTGAGTAGACATACGACCAAGTATAGTgtaggtaaattttatatggcaCTATAAAGATTGCACCCCCCGCTAGTGAAGAAACTGGCCTTCACCAGCAGCACGTCTGTAAGTGAGTAGACACTCGATCCCAGTATACATGCGGCCCAGTAGACATACAACTGGGTATACAGTACAATATAtgctaatttattttttaactataaaattactaaattataaattaataatgtttccAGGTCAACAAATAATGAAGTCATGTGCAGTTTCAAATCTCAAGAAAGTATCTTTAGAACTCGGCGGCAAGTCTCCACTTGTGATCTTTGAAGACTGCGATCTAGAAAAGGCTGTCAGaatagtaagtaatattttatgagtagtaggtacatttttttttcatttctccTCCTTAGTTACTGAGCCTTTGTGAAATAGCGGTAAACTCAATGTTGTcattcaacaaaaaaaatatgttgaataaaattatgaaatccTCAAGCTGTCCCTGTCCACAATCTTCCTCATACTTCACTAACTACAGCTTTTACGTTATGGAGCagcataatgcattatggaaaattacatattatgtttttcCCTTTTGCTCTCACCATATATACGCATGTTACAAAATACGTTGACAACCTTATCTCCttcaatttaatattaatagtaTAACATACAAGTTATTGATACCATACCAATTAAAACAGCTGATGTTTACATTTAACACAGCATAGtaacaatatttatagtaACGAAacttattgtaggtacttttaattgcttttatgctgtattttataattaagctTATTATGGTCCTATAATGTTGAACCTACCACACCTAATTTACGAACCCATATAATTATAAGCGTTTCTTGGTCCTCTGCATCTTTCCAGCTATTTCGTACCACACCTTTGCTTTGATAGAGATAATTTAATACCCTTACTCAACCCCATTATACACCCTAATTTCCTCCATATTTCCAAGTCGATGCTCTGTGCATTTGTATATCTCTTTTAACCCCAGTTATCTAAGTCATGTTACTAGCACAACCTGTCTTCGATACCCTTATCATCTTGGCATGTGACCGACACTAGCACGCTACATTTGACTGTTAGTTCAAACCGCCGTACACCGGTTATAACGTATTGGAGTAAACAAAATTATCGCCAATTTTAGAACAAGGGTTACGGGTGCTATGCTAAATGCTTTATCATGGTTTCGTTTCATTGAACTGTGTAGTTTTTAAGAATGTTTTGTCTACGAAATATCGAATCTGGGATGTTTTTCGTGATTGAACACGTTAAAAACTGCTGATTGGATTTGTATAATGGTGAATATGAAAGCAAATTTAGGGCAAtccatacatattatgtacacaATATATTAGTATTGCTATCGGAAGTGGTATCATAGTTTCCCCTTGCGTAACttctacctatacatatactatAATGATTTACGTAATTTCCCAGTGTTAACATAACGAATATAGTGCAAGTCCAAATAGGCCTATATCATCCAGGATACAACAACGTtatatttatgtgaatttaatGTATTCTATGGCCTTTAAACAtcaaattttctttcttcCACAGGGTATGAGCTCCGTCTTCTTCAACAAGGGCGAGAACTGCATAGCCGCCGGCCGTCTGTTCGTCGAGGAGCGAATCCACGATGAGTTCCTCAGACGAGTCGTGGAAGAAACCAAGAAGATCAGCATAGGAGACCCGCTGAATAGAGGCACGGCGCACGGACCACAGAACCACAAGGCGCATATGGATAAACTTATTGAGGTATGTACAGCCGAATtcgtatatataatatatttacagtacataatataggtGTACATTATAGTCTCATTCGCACATCAAACGTTGGTCTCTTTAGGCGCCTCACACTAATGTTATGTGTAGTTTGCTCTTAGACAAGTAGTTTAGTTCATGAAAGATGCCGAAAATAGAGTAATTATGTGAAAATCAGCTAGGATGTTGACATAGGGAAAATTAAGGCAATGTATGCCATCcgatatacttacataactaTTTCCTTAGTTCAGGAAAGAAATAAATTGCCTTTAGTCCCCCcgaacttattttaaattttaacacatTTCACGTTCAACCTAACCTCTTCCTTCCACCTCAAAGTTCTGCAAGTAGGCGTCAAAGGGGGCGCCACAATATTCATTTCAACCATAGATCTATTTcaacacatttcacactcaccCTAACCTTTACCTTCAATGCCTACGACGCGACGCCGAGGAGTCCTCACAATATTCATTAcaacacatttcacactcaacCTTCAACCCCACAGTTCTGCGAGCGCGGCGTCTCAGAGGGCGCCACCTTGGTCCTTGGCGGCGCGCGCGTGCCCCGCCGCGGGTATTTCTTCGCTCCCACCATCTTCACTGACGTCACCGACGACATGTGGATAGCCAAGGAAGAGTCGTTCGGCCCCATCATGATCATTAGCAAGTTTAGTAGCAAGTGAGTTGACTGGttttatattggtttttagTCACTATTAGCCGgaagtggctggatgaggaaggccgaggaatGGGTGTTGTGGCTCTCTTTGGGAGatgcctatgttcagcagtggatgattattggctgatgatgatgatgattattcaCTAAACCTGTAGAAGGTCAGTTATGAAGAAAACGATAGAGGTtacgttttaaattttatgtgtaTGAATATTTCTGGAGGGTCCTCTGGCTTTGATGCTGCTCTAACCCTGACTCTATCGTTGCATTAAAGCTACCGACTTTATAACAGCTCTCTGTATTCAACGGTACCCCTACTGTATCCAATATTGCTGAGCTACAATATTGGATACGAAAGATAAGATTTCATACTTTTTTCACGAATCTCCGAAAGTTGTAGATTCACATTGTCTACTATGACGGACAGATCCATCTTTCAGCTCACATCCACCTGTTTTCAACATTATTTGCACCTTAATTTTTAACCCAAGCCCCTAAAACCCCACAGAAACATAGACGACGTGATCCGCCGCGCCAACAACACCGAGTACGGCCTCGCAAGCGGCGTCCTGACCCGTGACGTCACTCGAGCCATGACCTTCGCGGAGAGAATAGACGCGGGCACCGTGTTCATTAACACGTACAACAAGACTGACGTGGCCGCGCCCTTCGGAGGGTTCAAGTTGTCGGGCATGGGGAAGGACCTTGGTGAGTGTTGGAAGGCTAAAATGAGTCAGAAGCCCTTGTTTTTATTAAGTCGGTAGTAGTCATACGTAGACTAGACGTAACTgcgatagctgacagttactATCATACGACTTTGACACATAAAAAGATgcattctgtcaaaatcgtatgaaaatCTCTCTGaaactgtcagctatcgatggatagagttattgaaactggtagTAAGTGTATGAATACTACAATAAGGAACAAGGGGAAAATGTGTTTCACTTTTAAATCAAcataacaaattaaaacatcCAAGCCCGAACGAGTATAATATCCCCAAAGTACGAACATAGTGTAGACCTAGTACTTTGATCTGTCGCTGTTGCATGGTTGGTTTACCTACCAGTGCTACCAATCTCATTACCGTGTTTAACTCAAATCGCGATAACCGTTTATCTAAGTTTGACCAGATTTaatcataatatcataataatcatCTGTACCTTTCTTTTCAGGTCAAGAAGCTCTCAACGAGTATCTCAAAACGAAGTGTGTTACTTTAGAATACTAGAACTGTTTAATATAAGTTAGATATATTTGTAATGGTCATAACAATTAATAATCACATTTTGTAGCTTTAAGTAATGTCATACAATTGATTTGTACATTTGTTTTATCTCattttacatataaaatatgttgtgGTTGTGAAAATCGTGTGTTTTATCGTTAACGGAGTaatatattcttttatttttataaaaatgacatGTTTTATTGAAGTTGttaccacaaaaaatattgttaacaaATAGGTACTCTGACTAAtgttaaaaaacaaataaagatttGGGATATCTCACGTATGCAacattaagtaaaataattattttaggacAGAATAATTTTCAACCTCTGGAAATATTCCATCTTAGGTTTTTCATTCCAACGTTCAATCACTTCATCCCTGAAACACATAAAAATAgtagaatataatacatatatttatcataataaatatattatattttgataaGGAATACTATTTAAAtcacttaattttttttagtatttacgAAGGCTAGAGCCATCGAGGTCAACTGTTTTATAGCCCTGACATTCCTATCATCGCCCTAATAAAAGTTGCTCAATATGATGACAGGTAGATCCACCTGGCACAACCAGGGGAACCCTTTTGCTGCGCCGACTACTCAAATCTAGTCGCGTTTGTcgccgacacgctaagaagttGAAGCACAACTTACATAGCTTTACGTTGAACATACGGCTGATCATTGATATCAATCCCAGCAGAGAATCCCGTAGAGCCTACATGGCAGTCCTTCTGACTCTGGCTCTTTGAAGTGCAACCCTGGACTGAAGGCTCGAAGTAGTTCTCGTATctgtaattaaatatataataactaGCTACACTATCCTGCAAACTTGACGGCTTTATGCTTGACCGTGAGTGGGATCCCTTATGGAGGTACTCTGTCACTCTGGACCGCACTGGGTTAGTTTAACTAGCACAGAGGAACATGGATCTTAATGAAGTAACgcaggaggcctatacccatatgtatatctaggtaggtaagtactctgAAGTATGAAGGGTTATTGGCACCGGCTGAAGACGAACAAAATGGACGCTACAGCCAAAAGTCCACATTCAGGACAACGAAGcgtttacaataatttatgatATCGTTACTGCTGCTGCTGATGTAAACTGGTAGATTATTTTAGGGTCTACaactacattataataatataaatctatAATCTGTATCTTACTGCTACTTACGTCAAATCCGGATTACGGGACATATTGTTCAGAAGAACCGTTTTAGGTGTAACAATGACTGGAGCAGAATTTCGATACTCTACAATGAATGGTTGctgtaaaagaaaatattaagtaagtagctTAGTAGTAACCTACTTAGAACatgtttatgtaggtaggatTAGAGAGCGATTAGCGAGGAGTGGAAAAGAGAGCGCGCTTTTATGACAAGTCTCAAGCTTCCCTTGCGGGTAGTAACATTCAAGGAGATAGGCATTTGGTAGGTAACTAGTAACGTGATTAAGTCGTTAGGTTCAAAATGTTGATATTTTTTCTGTTAGTAATCTTCAACCTAccatcattattatatttcagcCTTAGTTCAGCATCAGCACATTAGGTATGAAAGTACATTTACTGAAATTGCCTTTCCCTCTGTACTACAGGTGGATATCTACTACAACAACTTTACTtacaactacctacctacttaccttaTATAGATTATTCttaatcttcatacaaatatcctTAATTTTCATCCCTGCCATTATTGGATTGGagtattttaagtacttaataatttggCCTGCTGAAAATAATAGTGAGTGTGACATCGACAACGTGTGGACAACGGTGacaaattattttgattttgaattttgatgaCTTGGTTAGTCGATGCCTGAtaccgttattattctgagattgagaCTCTGACATTATTATCGCAAGATAGTTATCATTCTGAGAACTGACTGAGATAGAAATATGGTTGTCCTATGCAACAGGGCCTTATACATATAGTCTATGGTTTTTGACATAAGTAGTGTTGGGAAAGTgtcgtattatttatttattaatcatgGCAATTTTGAGAATTCTTTTGTACATACCTAATGTATTgttatattaggtatgtacaaAAGAATTCTCAAAACCTGTATTTTTGGTTTGACTGTGGGTAAAATGTGACGTAGTAGCAATATAACTTCACTAAAACAGTCTGTCAAGTATAAGTTGTTGttccaattattattattatatgtattataatgttgctgaataaaaaaatacaataacaaaaaaatatgttttattgaaCAACATTACCGCCACAGGAACGACAACTTTTACTTGACAGACTGTATAAACACAaggattttttttactaactattttagttttatagaaAGGAATACAACATGTTGTATGATGTACGTGTGGATCCTCTCTACAGGTAGTGAGTTTTAGTTACGGAGAGAATATAGGAGTTCTTAAGATTCTTAACCTTCTAGAAGAGAGGATTAACCAATCCAGTAAACAACTGCCAGTTTTAAGCTATTGttattagatatttaaaaaaaaagattcatTAAAACccttgataaaaaaaatgttttcgcTATCGCGATAACGtctatagtgcgacaaacttatctgttccggtgagagcgaactaaattgatccatatctcattatttactaatgaattatatattgatatagattagatggttttattgaaaccacaagagcgaattaccactactggcaaacttaaaatcttatagaatcaagaaatattacacatttacgtgagctgtcaccggaacagataagttagTAAGCATGCTTTCTCTGTgtctttaaataataagtctCGGTATCTTACaatattgttataagtacctgcctaattattttgtgtaaaacaTCATAGTTACCTAACTTTCTCCCAGAAGACAGATTTGATCTAGTCTGGGAACAAGTGCTCACTAGCCTTATAATAATCTGATACTCCCAAAAGTAGGGGATACAGGATGTTGTGCCCAAAATACAGGTTACCCTAGTTTGGATAACGATGTCCTTATTCCTCACTTAACCTAtctcaaataaaatattttacaatgtaatattataaggccaattattgtaacttttcataaataaacgtttttattattattattatttattattattatagtttgtggcactatacagtGATTTGTTAGGACAGCACTATTACTATTTAtgttaagctgcgtacacaccgggccaacgaacgcccaacggttatcccaacggtGGATTTTATCagacataatacagggcagattgcagcaacgaaggctAACGAAAtccgttcgttggccttcgttgggccggtctgtacgcggctttATGGAAAAAAGGAAGAACCATAGACAACCATCCATCCATTCCATAGACCAAGCCAAATGCCAAAAAACTCGATTTTATACTTCATTCGATTTCCATTGTAttgttgatattttattacgaTTTGCCCATTTACTTTACACTTTACTCAATCCGGACAACTGTGCCATGATGTTGAGCTTTCTGTAAGCAGGCCCTTCAAA
This window harbors:
- the LOC105393550 gene encoding cytosolic 10-formyltetrahydrofolate dehydrogenase isoform X1 is translated as MPPVAIPDEAPKKSLRVAIIGQSTFAAEVFKLLQKDGHEIAGVFTILDKGNREDPLATIAAQNGKPVFKYKTWRVKGQIIPEVLEQYKSVKADINVLPFCSQFIPMEVITLPQYQSICYHPSLLPRHRGASSINWTLIEGDTRCGLSIFWADDGLDTGPVLLQRSFPVTLDDTVDSIYNKYLYPEGIKALAQSVNMVANGTAPKVPQTEEGATYDPALFKPELHRIDWSKPGVALHNFIRGLDSSPGATTYIHPQGATDPGSEPTVELKLYGSSLWEGEYEAEGREVAIPGLKTPAVVHEDGMLITANDGVKINIQRLKVNGKMINAQNFFKTNENKITLELTAEEKKFVENVRDVWKAILRIDIENDTDFFDCGAGSMDVVRLVEEIKEIAGLELQNEDVYMNTTFEEFFNTAVLKARGGSATKEITYDGVELEVNKMRIKFPTQLFINGEFVNSESGKTLTLVNPADETEICKVQSASAKDVDKAVKAAKKAFDQGEWSKISARERGQLLFKLADLMEKHKEELATIESIDSGAVYTLALKTHVGMSIDTWKYFAGWCDKIQGSTIPINHARPNRNLTFTKKEPIGVCAIITPWNYPLMMLSWKMAACLAAGNTVVMKPAAVCPLTALKFAELSVRAGIPAGVINIVCGSGAVCGQALADHPLVRKLGFTGSTPVGQQIMKSCAVSNLKKVSLELGGKSPLVIFEDCDLEKAVRIGMSSVFFNKGENCIAAGRLFVEERIHDEFLRRVVEETKKISIGDPLNRGTAHGPQNHKAHMDKLIEFCERGVSEGATLVLGGARVPRRGYFFAPTIFTDVTDDMWIAKEESFGPIMIISKFSSKNIDDVIRRANNTEYGLASGVLTRDVTRAMTFAERIDAGTVFINTYNKTDVAAPFGGFKLSGMGKDLGQEALNEYLKTKCVTLEY
- the LOC105393551 gene encoding uncharacterized protein LOC105393551 translates to MAGMKIKDICMKIKNNLYKQPFIVEYRNSAPVIVTPKTVLLNNMSRNPDLTYENYFEPSVQGCTSKSQSQKDCHVGSTGFSAGIDINDQPYVQRKAMDEVIERWNEKPKMEYFQRLKIILS
- the LOC105393550 gene encoding cytosolic 10-formyltetrahydrofolate dehydrogenase isoform X2, with protein sequence MENVEVQAPKKSLRVAIIGQSTFAAEVFKLLQKDGHEIAGVFTILDKGNREDPLATIAAQNGKPVFKYKTWRVKGQIIPEVLEQYKSVKADINVLPFCSQFIPMEVITLPQYQSICYHPSLLPRHRGASSINWTLIEGDTRCGLSIFWADDGLDTGPVLLQRSFPVTLDDTVDSIYNKYLYPEGIKALAQSVNMVANGTAPKVPQTEEGATYDPALFKPELHRIDWSKPGVALHNFIRGLDSSPGATTYIHPQGATDPGSEPTVELKLYGSSLWEGEYEAEGREVAIPGLKTPAVVHEDGMLITANDGVKINIQRLKVNGKMINAQNFFKTNENKITLELTAEEKKFVENVRDVWKAILRIDIENDTDFFDCGAGSMDVVRLVEEIKEIAGLELQNEDVYMNTTFEEFFNTAVLKARGGSATKEITYDGVELEVNKMRIKFPTQLFINGEFVNSESGKTLTLVNPADETEICKVQSASAKDVDKAVKAAKKAFDQGEWSKISARERGQLLFKLADLMEKHKEELATIESIDSGAVYTLALKTHVGMSIDTWKYFAGWCDKIQGSTIPINHARPNRNLTFTKKEPIGVCAIITPWNYPLMMLSWKMAACLAAGNTVVMKPAAVCPLTALKFAELSVRAGIPAGVINIVCGSGAVCGQALADHPLVRKLGFTGSTPVGQQIMKSCAVSNLKKVSLELGGKSPLVIFEDCDLEKAVRIGMSSVFFNKGENCIAAGRLFVEERIHDEFLRRVVEETKKISIGDPLNRGTAHGPQNHKAHMDKLIEFCERGVSEGATLVLGGARVPRRGYFFAPTIFTDVTDDMWIAKEESFGPIMIISKFSSKNIDDVIRRANNTEYGLASGVLTRDVTRAMTFAERIDAGTVFINTYNKTDVAAPFGGFKLSGMGKDLGQEALNEYLKTKCVTLEY